The Sphingobacterium bambusae genome includes a window with the following:
- a CDS encoding DUF2256 domain-containing protein: MKGVKKPDLPQKICAACGRPFTWRKKWEKSWDEVKYCSERCKRSKTA, translated from the coding sequence ATGAAAGGGGTTAAAAAGCCAGATCTACCGCAGAAGATTTGCGCCGCCTGTGGAAGACCATTTACCTGGCGTAAAAAATGGGAGAAGAGTTGGGATGAAGTTAAATATTGTTCAGAGCGATGCAAGAGAAGCAAGACAGCATAA